The Epilithonimonas zeae genome contains a region encoding:
- a CDS encoding T9SS type A sorting domain-containing protein, translating to MRKINFFAFLLCGLMSAQTTFTLVKDILPGVQNSTPSNFAIYNGKLYFSASSTIDGASIGSELWESDGTEAGTKLVSDIVPGNSSSSPNALYSFNNKLYFSGSMVINGTTTSGVLMSYDETNGVQLVSSTAKFSSNLTNLGNTLYFKATNANVTPNTQRLFYLNNSGQAVIADDNLNVLNIGLGPNKILANAQVTSAANPLLTQLYGFDGTSTALVKNVNPTTSSYPQYLIYSPALGKTLFNANGGNGGEPWITDGTEAGTVILKDINISSGTAGSNPNNFTEYKGKVYFSASDGLTSGIEPWVTDGTEQGTKMLKDIIPGTSGSFPEKFVVVKDKLYFFATSASNVKQIWETDGTDSGTKMLASIASGSSLVAYNDKLYVVARISSTDTIGTELYKVNLPEETLSVSEKDEFAKIYPNPSKGEIFVTKVKFGSFEVSDMTGRIVKKDKFSNNKIITNVTAGTYFLKVLSDDSKTEFVTKIVIK from the coding sequence ATGAGAAAAATTAATTTTTTTGCTTTTTTATTATGCGGATTGATGTCTGCGCAAACCACATTTACTTTGGTAAAGGACATTCTTCCAGGTGTACAGAATTCAACACCTTCCAACTTTGCTATTTATAATGGCAAACTTTATTTTTCTGCGAGCTCTACAATAGATGGTGCGTCCATCGGTTCTGAACTATGGGAAAGTGATGGGACTGAGGCGGGAACAAAATTGGTTTCGGATATCGTTCCTGGTAACTCTTCTTCTTCACCAAATGCATTGTATTCATTTAATAATAAATTATATTTCAGCGGAAGTATGGTTATCAATGGAACCACTACTTCCGGAGTATTGATGTCGTATGATGAGACCAATGGTGTGCAACTGGTTTCATCTACAGCAAAATTTAGTTCAAATCTTACAAATTTAGGTAATACATTATATTTCAAAGCTACAAATGCAAACGTAACGCCCAACACACAAAGACTTTTTTATCTGAACAATTCAGGTCAGGCAGTTATTGCGGATGATAACCTTAATGTTCTTAATATTGGTCTTGGTCCTAATAAAATTTTGGCTAATGCCCAAGTGACAAGTGCGGCAAATCCTCTTTTGACTCAACTTTACGGGTTTGACGGTACATCAACAGCTCTCGTTAAAAATGTAAATCCAACGACATCTTCTTACCCGCAGTATCTGATTTACAGTCCTGCTTTGGGTAAAACCCTTTTTAACGCCAACGGAGGAAATGGAGGAGAGCCTTGGATTACAGATGGAACAGAGGCCGGAACAGTCATTTTGAAGGATATCAATATTTCTAGTGGCACAGCAGGATCTAACCCCAACAATTTTACAGAGTACAAGGGGAAAGTTTATTTTTCTGCTTCTGATGGTTTAACAAGTGGAATAGAACCTTGGGTTACAGATGGAACAGAGCAAGGCACCAAAATGCTAAAGGATATAATTCCCGGAACATCAGGTTCTTTTCCTGAAAAATTTGTGGTAGTTAAAGACAAGCTTTACTTTTTTGCTACAAGTGCAAGTAATGTAAAACAGATTTGGGAAACAGATGGAACAGATAGCGGAACTAAAATGTTGGCGTCTATAGCATCAGGCTCCAGCTTAGTTGCATATAATGACAAACTTTATGTTGTCGCTAGAATCTCAAGTACAGATACTATTGGTACAGAACTCTATAAGGTAAATCTTCCAGAGGAAACCCTCTCTGTATCTGAAAAAGATGAATTCGCAAAAATATATCCAAATCCATCTAAAGGAGAAATATTTGTAACAAAAGTAAAGTTCGGCTCTTTTGAAGTATCCGATATGACTGGTAGAATTGTTAAAAAGGATAAATTTTCAAATAATAAAATTATAACCAATGTTACAGCTGGAACTTATTTCTTAAAAGTTTTATCCGATGATTCTAAAACTGAATTTGTAACAAAGATTGTTATTAAATAA
- a CDS encoding helix-turn-helix domain-containing protein, with protein sequence METLDYLEKNFALDTDEKEKIDYLRIKSLFFQNNLNEALKKIASDDENLSPGILILKRSILNYLSIKTPFAKKHENNSDINFSQQINELIDKIEQNKIRNLSVSLSDILKKATTCNLLIERENLLSLFTIAGSKDFKSSEYFLKEIQKLYNSDVEFQIIYGKFLIDNSRQEEAKILIDSLPEDSLEQSTNINLKYEYYDLLASYYSKTSSNIGYKEYSDKSESILKLIDQAKFSAKNKWFNIIENNYKDEEKSLLESRKRILIYITVAGLIIITLLLIRFFQVSTQIKEYRSFINKINALKERKVTQPQSIPEKTENILLEKLQNFEKSEDCIDPNMSLQNLAKKLETNTKYLSEAINTHKQKNFNAYINELRINYIINKLKEKPIYRSYKIKYLAEESGFSTHSAFAAVFKSVTGMSPASYIQLLKEKEE encoded by the coding sequence TTGGAAACACTAGATTATCTGGAAAAAAACTTCGCTCTGGATACGGACGAGAAAGAAAAAATTGACTACCTTAGAATAAAATCACTTTTTTTTCAAAATAATCTGAATGAAGCTTTGAAAAAAATCGCAAGTGATGATGAAAATCTTTCGCCTGGCATTCTCATTCTCAAAAGAAGTATTTTAAACTATCTGAGTATCAAAACACCTTTTGCTAAAAAACATGAAAATAACAGTGATATTAATTTTTCACAGCAAATAAATGAGTTAATTGATAAAATCGAGCAAAATAAAATTAGAAATCTATCGGTCTCACTCTCTGATATATTAAAAAAAGCGACGACTTGTAATTTGCTTATTGAAAGAGAAAATCTTCTCAGCTTATTTACAATAGCAGGCTCAAAAGATTTCAAGTCATCCGAATATTTTTTAAAGGAAATCCAAAAACTCTACAATTCCGATGTAGAATTTCAGATTATCTATGGTAAATTTCTCATTGATAATAGCCGTCAGGAAGAAGCAAAGATTCTTATAGATTCGCTCCCAGAAGATTCTTTGGAACAATCTACCAATATCAATCTTAAATATGAATATTACGACCTGTTAGCCTCCTATTACTCCAAAACATCTTCCAATATTGGTTACAAAGAGTACAGCGATAAAAGCGAATCTATTTTAAAACTTATAGATCAAGCAAAATTTTCTGCAAAGAACAAATGGTTCAATATTATTGAGAACAATTATAAGGATGAAGAAAAATCTTTGTTGGAGAGCAGAAAAAGGATATTGATTTATATTACTGTTGCTGGATTAATTATCATTACATTATTATTAATTAGATTTTTTCAAGTATCGACTCAGATAAAAGAATATCGAAGTTTCATAAACAAAATCAATGCTTTAAAAGAAAGGAAGGTAACACAACCACAGTCGATTCCGGAAAAAACGGAAAACATTTTATTGGAAAAACTCCAAAATTTTGAAAAATCTGAGGATTGTATCGATCCCAATATGTCATTGCAAAATCTTGCTAAAAAACTGGAAACCAATACAAAATACCTGTCAGAAGCAATTAATACACACAAGCAAAAAAATTTCAATGCTTATATTAATGAATTGAGAATCAATTACATCATCAATAAACTGAAAGAAAAGCCAATCTACAGAAGCTATAAAATCAAATATCTGGCAGAGGAAAGTGGTTTTTCCACGCACAGCGCATTTGCTGCAGTTTTCAAATCGGTTACAGGGATGTCACCAGCGAGCTACATCCAATTGTTAAAAGAGAAAGAAGAATGA
- a CDS encoding TonB-dependent receptor encodes MQTSSLKIASSVAAICFSSIVFAQQKYSVSGTVKDQKNGELLIGVSVKVAEDPTISVIANEYGFYSLSLPKGSYTLVVSNPGFKDFQQIVNVEDDVKLNLQLSQENGERVKEIDEVVISAVKKDKNLSSAQMGTETLSIKQIDKLPVLFGEKDVMKTIQLLPGIKSNGEGSSGFSVRGGATDQNLILLDEAAVYNASHLLGFFSTFNSDALKDVSIIKGNSPAQYGGRLSSVLDVKMKDGNNKDYNVNGGIGLISSRLSVEGPIQKEKSSFIVSGRRTYADVFLKATDDFKDSKLYFYDLNLKANYQINDNNRLYLSGYFGRDVLGLGDTFSTDWGNTTATLRWNSIINSKLFSNTSFIYSNYNYNVALSSNNNTFGLDSEIEDWNLKQDFSWFAGNKHSVKFGFQSIYHTITPSSASGTSVSSFPRNPRYSWENAVYINDDYKATEKLTINYGARLSMFSVLGGDTFNTYQNGVLTDSEFLEKGKFGKTYVNLEPRITANYRINEVSSVKGGYSRNTQNLHLLSNSGSGNPTDQWIGSSYTVKPEIADQVSAGYSRNFNNNNYELNAEIYYKSMQNQIDYKNGAQISFDTAADVESELLFGKGRAYGLELIAKKKSGKLTGWVSYTLSKTERKIDGINDNQWYDARQDKTHDLSVVATYQLNPKWSFSGLFLYSTGNAVTFPTGKYELNGQTVFQYSNRNADRMPAYHRMDLSATYEPVSTKRWKDSWSFGIYNVYGRENAYTITFEDNPNNPGTTRAMQTSLFKWVPNITYNFKF; translated from the coding sequence ATGCAGACATCCTCCCTGAAAATTGCTAGCTCCGTAGCGGCAATTTGTTTTAGTTCCATTGTTTTTGCACAGCAGAAATATTCGGTAAGTGGTACAGTTAAAGATCAGAAAAATGGTGAATTGCTCATCGGCGTTTCCGTAAAGGTTGCAGAAGATCCTACCATTTCAGTTATTGCCAACGAATACGGATTTTACTCGCTTTCACTTCCCAAAGGTTCATATACTTTGGTTGTTTCAAATCCCGGATTCAAAGATTTTCAGCAAATCGTGAATGTTGAAGATGATGTTAAGCTGAATCTTCAGCTTAGTCAGGAAAACGGTGAAAGGGTAAAAGAAATTGATGAAGTTGTAATTTCCGCCGTGAAAAAAGACAAAAATCTTTCATCTGCACAAATGGGAACCGAGACTCTGAGCATTAAGCAGATTGATAAACTTCCCGTTCTGTTTGGTGAAAAAGATGTGATGAAAACCATTCAGCTTTTACCCGGAATTAAAAGCAACGGTGAGGGAAGCAGCGGTTTTTCTGTAAGAGGTGGTGCGACCGATCAGAATTTGATTTTACTGGATGAAGCAGCAGTTTATAATGCATCGCATTTACTTGGATTCTTCAGTACCTTCAACAGTGATGCACTGAAGGATGTGAGTATCATTAAAGGGAATAGTCCTGCGCAATATGGCGGTCGACTTTCATCAGTTTTAGATGTGAAAATGAAAGACGGAAACAATAAAGATTACAACGTCAACGGCGGAATCGGATTAATCAGCAGCAGATTAAGCGTTGAAGGACCGATTCAGAAAGAAAAATCTTCATTTATTGTTTCTGGAAGACGAACATATGCGGATGTATTTTTAAAAGCAACGGATGATTTTAAGGACAGTAAATTATATTTTTATGATTTAAACTTAAAAGCCAATTATCAGATCAATGATAATAACCGTTTGTATTTATCCGGATATTTTGGAAGAGATGTTTTAGGTTTGGGTGATACATTTTCAACCGATTGGGGAAATACGACAGCAACTTTGCGTTGGAACAGCATTATCAACAGCAAATTATTCTCCAACACGTCATTCATTTACAGCAACTACAATTATAATGTTGCGTTAAGCAGTAACAACAATACTTTCGGGCTTGATTCTGAAATTGAAGACTGGAATTTGAAACAGGATTTCTCCTGGTTTGCGGGAAATAAACATTCCGTTAAATTCGGTTTTCAGTCAATTTATCATACGATCACTCCAAGTAGCGCATCGGGAACAAGTGTGAGCAGTTTTCCGAGAAATCCGAGATATTCCTGGGAGAACGCCGTTTACATTAATGATGATTATAAAGCAACAGAAAAGTTAACCATTAACTACGGAGCAAGACTTTCAATGTTCAGTGTTTTGGGTGGCGATACTTTTAATACCTACCAAAATGGAGTTTTAACCGACTCTGAATTTTTAGAAAAAGGAAAATTCGGGAAAACCTATGTGAATCTTGAACCGAGAATTACAGCAAATTACAGAATTAATGAAGTAAGCAGCGTGAAAGGAGGCTATTCCAGAAACACTCAGAATTTACACTTATTAAGCAACAGTGGAAGCGGAAACCCGACCGACCAATGGATTGGAAGCAGCTATACCGTAAAGCCAGAAATTGCTGACCAAGTCAGTGCAGGTTACAGCCGAAATTTCAACAACAATAATTATGAATTGAATGCTGAGATTTATTACAAATCAATGCAGAATCAGATCGATTATAAAAATGGGGCACAAATCTCTTTTGACACCGCTGCAGATGTTGAAAGCGAGCTGTTATTCGGAAAAGGAAGAGCCTACGGTTTAGAATTAATCGCCAAAAAGAAAAGCGGAAAACTGACGGGTTGGGTTTCTTATACTTTATCTAAAACTGAAAGAAAAATCGACGGAATTAATGATAATCAATGGTATGATGCAAGACAGGATAAAACACACGACCTTTCTGTTGTCGCAACTTATCAACTGAACCCGAAATGGTCTTTTTCAGGATTATTCCTTTACAGCACTGGAAATGCGGTAACTTTCCCGACCGGAAAATATGAATTGAACGGACAAACAGTTTTCCAGTACAGCAACAGAAATGCAGACAGAATGCCGGCTTATCACAGAATGGATCTGAGCGCAACCTATGAACCTGTTTCTACTAAACGCTGGAAAGATTCCTGGTCATTCGGGATTTATAATGTTTATGGAAGAGAAAATGCATACACGATTACTTTTGAAGATAATCCGAACAATCCGGGAACAACAAGAGCAATGCAGACTTCACTTTTCAAATGGGTTCCGAACATTACTTATAATTTTAAATTCTAA